The proteins below are encoded in one region of Paenibacillus sp. YYML68:
- a CDS encoding acyl carrier protein: MQQLLDELEAHIRTRYSIDADDDDFSVDVHLFDYGFIDSIGATALIAHIEQTYGIQVTPQDLMLHPMNTVREIAAFIHQKKAR; encoded by the coding sequence ATGCAGCAGCTGCTTGACGAGCTCGAAGCACACATCCGCACCCGCTACAGCATCGACGCGGACGATGACGACTTCTCCGTCGACGTTCACTTATTCGACTACGGCTTCATCGATTCGATTGGCGCGACGGCACTGATCGCCCATATCGAACAAACGTACGGCATCCAGGTGACGCCGCAAGACTTGATGCTGCACCCGATGAACACCGTGCGGGAAATTGCAGCGTTCATTCATCAGAAGAAGGCGAGGTAG
- a CDS encoding MBOAT family O-acyltransferase, giving the protein MWYLNMNAVIAMIGMVLVLALTRRWSGNKRYLLLAFNLCFLYVFSHKLFAFYLVYTALNYVAFLWLGSIGSFRRTMFITLIAGNIAAVCGLRLYGMDVLSHPMFDAIILLGLIYNVLKVIDALYFAYFIGKDSRASVLDYFNYILFIPTFTSGPILKFRDFMADTKQPYTLTAAQTEENIKRIIVGMFKKIVLVAWMTEVFKTISGGELHTHESLFLMVWFYALIFFDFSGYSDIAVGFGRLMGYNVPENFKKPFLSPTLTQYWRNWHATLGDWFRDHIFMFFSRQTPTKWTAAALSILIMVLIGLWHGFSWLYAIWGLYHGLLLALENVFGKTTVIKRKVSRTYFYARCVLTQLLVTAAVVIYSGDSEAVYQIYRGLLNWP; this is encoded by the coding sequence ATGTGGTATTTAAACATGAACGCCGTCATCGCCATGATCGGCATGGTGCTCGTGCTGGCGCTCACCCGGCGCTGGTCCGGCAACAAGCGGTACTTGCTGCTGGCGTTCAACTTATGCTTCCTGTACGTGTTCAGCCATAAGCTGTTCGCGTTCTATCTCGTCTATACGGCGCTCAATTACGTCGCGTTCCTGTGGCTCGGGAGCATTGGCTCGTTCCGCCGAACGATGTTCATTACGCTCATCGCGGGCAATATCGCGGCGGTGTGCGGGTTGCGTCTATACGGCATGGACGTGCTGTCGCACCCGATGTTCGACGCGATCATCTTACTCGGACTCATCTATAACGTGCTGAAGGTGATCGACGCGCTGTACTTCGCTTATTTCATCGGGAAGGACTCCCGCGCCAGCGTGCTCGATTACTTCAACTACATTCTGTTCATCCCGACATTCACCTCTGGTCCGATTCTGAAGTTCCGTGACTTCATGGCCGACACGAAGCAGCCGTACACGCTGACTGCAGCCCAGACGGAGGAGAACATCAAGCGTATTATCGTCGGTATGTTTAAAAAAATCGTCCTCGTCGCCTGGATGACCGAGGTGTTCAAGACCATCTCCGGCGGCGAGCTGCATACGCATGAATCGCTGTTCCTGATGGTCTGGTTCTACGCGCTCATCTTCTTCGACTTCTCGGGCTATTCCGACATTGCGGTCGGATTCGGTCGTCTGATGGGCTACAACGTACCGGAGAACTTCAAGAAGCCGTTCCTGTCCCCAACGCTGACACAATATTGGCGCAACTGGCATGCGACGCTCGGCGACTGGTTCCGCGACCACATCTTCATGTTCTTCTCCCGCCAGACACCGACGAAGTGGACCGCTGCAGCCTTGTCCATCCTCATCATGGTGCTGATCGGCCTCTGGCACGGCTTCAGCTGGCTGTATGCGATCTGGGGGCTGTACCACGGCCTGCTGCTGGCGCTCGAGAACGTATTCGGCAAGACGACCGTTATCAAGCGCAAGGTGTCGCGCACGTACTTCTACGCGCGCTGCGTACTGACGCAGCTGCTTGTCACAGCCGCCGTCGTCATCTACAGCGGAGACAGCGAGGCGGTATATCAGATCTACAGAGGGCTTCTGAACTGGCCTTAG
- a CDS encoding sugar phosphate isomerase/epimerase: MKLGVFTVLFQQKPLEEALDYIASKGLEAVEIGTGAWPGNAHCNPDVLLADEGKLKAFKHAVESRGLTISALSCHGNPLHPQKAVAKEYHETIIKTVDLAQRLEVPVVNTFSGCPGDSEDAKYPNWPVAPWPPEFQEILNWQWGEKVIPYWKETGKYAADRGVKFGLELHGGFSVHTPATLLRLREAAGDVIGANLDPSHMWWQGIDPVQAIHILGRAGAIHHFHAKDTTIDPVNVHRYGLTDMQPYTNMLDRAWQFRSVGFGHDLKTWADMMSALRLVGYDYVVSIEHEDGLMSIDEGFTKAVENLQQVLIKEPLGEMWWA; the protein is encoded by the coding sequence ATGAAGTTAGGGGTATTTACCGTATTGTTTCAGCAAAAGCCGTTGGAGGAAGCGCTCGATTATATCGCATCCAAGGGGCTGGAGGCCGTCGAGATTGGAACAGGCGCATGGCCGGGCAACGCACACTGTAACCCGGACGTGCTGCTGGCGGACGAGGGCAAGCTGAAGGCGTTCAAGCACGCCGTCGAATCCCGCGGGCTGACGATTAGCGCACTCAGCTGTCACGGCAACCCGCTGCACCCGCAGAAGGCGGTGGCGAAGGAGTACCACGAGACGATTATCAAGACGGTCGATCTCGCGCAGCGTCTAGAAGTACCCGTCGTCAATACGTTCTCCGGCTGCCCGGGCGATTCCGAGGATGCGAAGTACCCGAACTGGCCGGTCGCGCCTTGGCCTCCGGAGTTCCAGGAAATTCTGAACTGGCAGTGGGGCGAGAAGGTCATCCCTTACTGGAAGGAGACTGGTAAGTATGCGGCAGACCGCGGCGTGAAGTTCGGCCTCGAGCTGCATGGCGGCTTCTCCGTTCATACACCCGCTACACTGCTCCGGCTGCGCGAGGCTGCAGGTGATGTCATCGGTGCGAACCTCGACCCGAGCCACATGTGGTGGCAAGGCATCGACCCGGTGCAGGCGATTCATATTCTCGGCCGCGCAGGCGCGATTCATCACTTCCATGCGAAGGACACGACGATCGATCCGGTCAACGTCCATCGCTACGGCTTGACAGACATGCAGCCGTATACGAATATGCTGGACCGTGCTTGGCAGTTCCGTTCGGTCGGCTTCGGCCATGATCTGAAGACGTGGGCGGACATGATGAGCGCGCTTCGTCTCGTCGGCTACGACTATGTCGTCAGCATTGAGCATGAGGACGGCTTGATGTCGATCGATGAGGGCTTTACGAAGGCGGTTGAGAATCTTCAGCAAGTATTGATTAAGGAGCCGCTTGGCGAGATGTGGTGGGCTTAA
- a CDS encoding nitrite/sulfite reductase, with amino-acid sequence MAYEPIWAADPSKLNKMELVKLEKDGLDVIRTIIEKYAHEGYSSITPDDMNLFKWAGVYEQKPKDGHFMMRVRVNSGVMTTAQARAMAEIAKDYGRNLMDVTTRQAIQFHWLTVESLPDIFDRLEKVGLYSYEACGDCPRTIVGNPLAGIDKDELFDTTALVNEVNDFFLMNRDFSNLPRKYKISISSNIYNSGHAEIQCLAFTPASKVIDGQEVLGFHVWVGGGLSAKPHLAKRLDMFVRPEEVLKVATGVTTIFRDYGYREKRHHARLKFLVADWGPEKFNEKLIELIGDMPTSGEDKTVGWTAAYFDGVHKQLQEGLNYVGLSVPVGRLSGDEFIELARIADEYGDGHIRTTVSQNIILSGVKDENVDKVLAEPVLERLTPSPKHFMSRTVSCTGNEFCNLAVVETKERAVSVAEYLDANVELDEEVRIHFIGCPNACGQKHIADIGLQGALVKTPEGMVDAFDIAVGGILGPGAKFNEVLKGRVKGDQVGPVLEQLILYYKENRGPEETFHQFVGRVGVPAFQEKLTSILAEIA; translated from the coding sequence ATGGCATACGAACCTATTTGGGCGGCCGACCCGTCCAAATTGAACAAGATGGAGCTTGTCAAGCTGGAGAAGGACGGTCTTGACGTTATCCGTACCATTATTGAGAAATACGCGCACGAGGGCTACAGCTCAATTACGCCTGATGACATGAACCTGTTCAAGTGGGCTGGCGTCTACGAGCAGAAGCCGAAGGACGGCCACTTCATGATGCGTGTTCGCGTCAACTCCGGTGTCATGACAACGGCACAAGCACGCGCAATGGCAGAGATCGCGAAGGACTACGGGCGCAACCTGATGGACGTGACGACGCGTCAGGCGATCCAGTTCCACTGGCTGACGGTTGAGAGCTTGCCGGACATTTTTGACCGTCTGGAGAAGGTGGGCCTGTATTCGTACGAAGCATGCGGCGACTGCCCGCGTACGATCGTTGGTAACCCGCTTGCAGGCATCGATAAGGACGAGCTGTTCGACACGACTGCGCTCGTGAACGAAGTGAACGACTTCTTCCTGATGAATCGTGACTTCTCGAACTTGCCGCGTAAATATAAAATATCCATTTCTTCTAACATTTATAACTCCGGTCATGCCGAGATCCAGTGTCTGGCGTTCACGCCAGCCTCGAAGGTGATCGACGGACAAGAAGTGCTCGGCTTCCACGTGTGGGTAGGCGGCGGCTTGTCGGCTAAGCCTCACCTCGCGAAGCGTCTTGACATGTTCGTACGTCCAGAGGAAGTATTGAAGGTAGCTACGGGCGTTACGACGATCTTCCGTGACTACGGCTACCGTGAGAAGCGCCACCATGCGCGCTTGAAGTTCCTTGTAGCTGACTGGGGTCCAGAGAAGTTCAACGAGAAGCTGATCGAGCTGATCGGCGATATGCCTACTTCTGGCGAAGACAAGACGGTCGGCTGGACAGCGGCTTACTTCGACGGCGTGCATAAGCAGCTGCAGGAAGGCTTGAACTACGTCGGTCTTAGCGTGCCAGTTGGCCGTCTGAGCGGCGACGAGTTCATCGAGCTTGCCCGCATTGCTGATGAGTATGGCGACGGTCACATCCGTACAACCGTATCGCAGAACATCATTCTGTCCGGCGTGAAGGACGAGAACGTGGACAAGGTGCTGGCTGAGCCTGTACTGGAGCGTCTGACGCCTAGCCCTAAGCACTTCATGAGCCGTACGGTCTCCTGTACCGGTAATGAGTTCTGTAACCTGGCCGTTGTCGAAACGAAGGAGCGCGCGGTGTCCGTGGCTGAGTACCTCGATGCCAACGTCGAGCTGGACGAAGAGGTTCGCATTCACTTCATCGGCTGCCCGAATGCGTGCGGTCAGAAGCACATTGCCGACATCGGTCTGCAGGGTGCGCTCGTGAAGACGCCTGAAGGTATGGTCGATGCATTCGACATCGCGGTTGGCGGTATTCTCGGTCCTGGCGCGAAGTTCAACGAAGTGTTGAAGGGCCGCGTGAAGGGCGATCAGGTAGGTCCGGTGCTGGAGCAGCTGATCCTGTACTACAAGGAAAACCGTGGACCAGAAGAAACGTTCCATCAGTTCGTTGGCCGCGTAGGCGTGCCTGCGTTCCAAGAGAAGCTGACTTCGATTCTTGCGGAGATTGCTTAA
- the uvrA gene encoding excinuclease ABC subunit UvrA, protein MARDNIVIKGARAHNLKNVDVTIPRDKFVVLTGLSGSGKSSLAFDTIYAEGQRRYVESLSAYARQFLGQMDKPDVDSIEGLSPAISIDQKTTSRNPRSTVGTVTEIYDYLRLLFARVGRPHCPEHGIEITSQTVEQMVDRIMEYPERTKLQILAPLVSGRKGEHSKLLADVHKQGFVRVRVNGELRELSETIELEKNKKHNIEVVVDRIVVKDDVQARLADSLETALKLADGRVIVDIIDQEELLFSQNLACPECGFSIEELAPRMFSFNSPYGACPDCDGLGLKMIVDSEMLVPNPKLSIQEGAFEAWAGSTSNYYPQFLASVCEHYGIPQDVPIAELTKEQMSKLLNGTGGEKVKFKYENDFGHKKEAMVAFEGIVNNLERRYRETFSDGIREHIEQYMSAKPCGKCKGQRLKPESLAVTVGTRNIAHVTSLSIGEAHSWFDSLTLNERELTIAHLILKEIKARLGFLVNVGLDYLSMSRAAGTLSGGEAQRIRLATQIGSSLMGVLYILDEPSIGLHQRDNDRLIQTLVHMRDLGNTLIVVEHDEDTMMAADYIIDIGPGAGIHGGQVVAQGTPKEIMEDPASLTGQYLSGKKFIPVPPERRKTNDKWLEIRGAKENNLRGVNVKFPLGVFSCVTGVSGSGKSTLINEILYKTLAKELNGGKVRPGEYKEFKGLEHVDKVIDIDQSPIGRTPRSNPATYTGVFDDIRDVFSATNEAKVRGYKKGRFSFNVKGGRCEACRGDGIIKIEMHFLPDVYVPCEICKGKRYNRETLEVKYKGLSISDVLALTIEDACEFFKNIPRIHRKLQTLLDVGLGYMNLGQPATTLSGGEAQRVKLAAELYRRSTGKTIYILDEPTTGLHIDDIDRLLKVLHRLVENGDSVLVIEHNLDVIKTADYLIDLGPEGGNRGGMIVATGTPEEVVKVEGSYTGKYLKPILERDRERSEDYYKRLKALEDAVV, encoded by the coding sequence GTGGCCAGAGACAACATCGTAATTAAGGGCGCGCGAGCCCACAATCTTAAAAATGTAGACGTCACGATTCCACGTGACAAATTTGTCGTGCTGACGGGCTTGAGCGGCTCGGGTAAATCGTCTCTGGCGTTCGATACGATCTACGCCGAGGGACAGCGTCGGTATGTCGAATCGCTGTCTGCGTATGCGAGGCAGTTTCTCGGGCAGATGGACAAGCCGGACGTCGACTCGATTGAAGGGCTGTCTCCTGCGATCTCGATTGACCAGAAGACGACAAGTCGTAACCCGCGGTCGACGGTCGGTACCGTAACGGAAATTTACGACTACTTGCGACTGCTGTTCGCACGTGTCGGACGTCCTCACTGTCCGGAGCACGGCATCGAGATTACGTCGCAGACGGTCGAGCAGATGGTCGACCGCATTATGGAATACCCAGAGCGGACGAAGCTGCAGATCCTGGCTCCGCTCGTATCGGGTCGCAAGGGGGAGCATTCGAAGCTGCTCGCAGATGTGCATAAGCAGGGGTTCGTTCGCGTTCGCGTCAACGGCGAGCTGCGCGAGCTGTCCGAGACGATCGAGCTGGAGAAGAACAAGAAGCACAACATCGAGGTTGTCGTCGACCGAATCGTCGTGAAGGACGATGTACAGGCGCGACTAGCGGACTCGCTCGAGACGGCGCTGAAGCTGGCAGATGGTCGCGTCATCGTCGACATCATCGATCAGGAGGAGCTGCTGTTCAGTCAGAACCTCGCTTGTCCAGAGTGCGGCTTCAGCATCGAGGAGTTGGCGCCCCGCATGTTCTCGTTCAACAGCCCGTACGGTGCTTGTCCAGACTGTGACGGTCTTGGGCTTAAGATGATTGTGGACTCCGAGATGCTGGTGCCGAACCCGAAGCTGTCCATTCAGGAGGGCGCGTTCGAGGCGTGGGCGGGCAGCACGTCGAATTATTACCCGCAATTTCTCGCGTCGGTATGTGAACACTACGGCATTCCGCAGGACGTGCCGATCGCTGAGCTGACGAAGGAGCAGATGAGCAAGCTGCTGAACGGTACAGGCGGCGAGAAGGTGAAGTTCAAGTATGAGAACGACTTCGGGCATAAGAAGGAAGCGATGGTCGCCTTCGAGGGCATCGTCAATAATCTGGAGCGACGATACCGCGAGACGTTCTCGGACGGAATTCGCGAGCATATCGAGCAATATATGAGCGCGAAGCCATGCGGTAAGTGCAAGGGGCAACGCTTGAAGCCGGAATCGCTCGCGGTAACGGTCGGTACGCGGAACATCGCACACGTAACGTCGCTGTCGATCGGAGAGGCGCACAGCTGGTTCGATTCGCTTACGCTCAATGAGCGTGAGCTGACGATTGCGCATCTCATTCTGAAGGAGATCAAGGCTCGACTCGGCTTCCTCGTGAACGTCGGACTTGATTACTTGTCGATGAGCCGAGCGGCAGGGACGCTGTCCGGCGGCGAGGCGCAGCGGATTCGGCTGGCTACGCAGATCGGTTCGAGCTTGATGGGCGTCCTATATATATTGGACGAGCCGAGCATCGGATTGCATCAGCGCGACAACGACAGGCTCATCCAGACGCTGGTGCATATGCGCGATCTCGGTAATACGCTCATTGTCGTCGAGCATGACGAAGACACGATGATGGCCGCTGACTATATTATCGACATCGGCCCCGGTGCAGGCATCCACGGTGGACAAGTGGTCGCGCAGGGGACGCCGAAGGAGATTATGGAGGACCCGGCGTCACTAACCGGTCAATACTTGAGCGGTAAGAAGTTCATTCCTGTCCCGCCTGAGCGTCGCAAGACGAATGACAAGTGGCTCGAGATTCGCGGCGCGAAGGAGAACAACCTGCGCGGCGTCAATGTGAAGTTCCCGCTCGGTGTATTCAGCTGCGTGACTGGTGTATCCGGTTCGGGTAAGAGCACGCTCATTAATGAGATCTTGTACAAGACACTCGCTAAGGAGCTGAACGGCGGGAAGGTGAGGCCCGGTGAGTACAAGGAGTTCAAGGGACTGGAGCACGTCGATAAGGTGATCGATATTGATCAGTCGCCGATCGGACGTACGCCGCGCTCGAATCCGGCTACGTACACCGGAGTATTCGATGACATCCGCGACGTCTTCTCGGCTACGAATGAGGCGAAGGTTCGCGGCTACAAGAAGGGACGCTTCAGCTTCAATGTGAAGGGCGGACGCTGTGAGGCGTGCCGCGGCGACGGAATTATTAAGATTGAGATGCACTTCTTGCCAGACGTCTACGTGCCTTGCGAGATTTGTAAGGGGAAGCGGTACAATCGTGAGACGCTGGAGGTGAAGTACAAGGGCCTCAGCATATCCGATGTGCTGGCGTTAACGATAGAGGATGCGTGCGAGTTCTTCAAGAACATTCCGCGTATTCACCGCAAGCTGCAGACGCTGCTCGATGTCGGACTTGGCTACATGAATCTTGGTCAGCCAGCTACGACGTTATCCGGTGGTGAGGCGCAGCGCGTGAAGCTGGCTGCTGAGCTGTATCGTCGCAGCACTGGCAAGACGATCTACATTCTTGACGAGCCGACGACAGGGCTTCATATCGATGATATAGACCGTCTGCTGAAGGTGCTGCATCGTCTCGTAGAGAACGGGGACTCGGTGCTTGTTATTGAGCACAACCTTGATGTCATCAAGACTGCCGATTACTTGATCGACCTTGGTCCTGAGGGCGGCAACCGCGGCGGTATGATCGTAGCGACTGGTACGCCTGAGGAGGTCGTCAAGGTAGAGGGCTCGTATACGGGCAAGTACTTGAAGCCGATTCTCGAGCGTGATCGAGAGCGTTCGGAGGATTACTATAAGCGTCTGAAGGCGCTAGAGGATGCGGTTGTATAG
- the uvrB gene encoding excinuclease ABC subunit UvrB: MNEVIVSDQKFELVSDYTPQGDQPAAIRKLVDSIRSGRKHQTLLGATGTGKTFTAAHVIAELNRPTLLIAHNKTLAAQLCSELKEFFPHNAVEYFVSYYDYFQPEAYIPSSDTYIEKDSSINEEIDKLRHSATSALFERRDVVIVASVSCIYGLGSPMEYRSLVLSLRRGMEKSRQDILHRLIDIQYQRNDMNFVRGTFRVRGDVVEIFPASNSEHAIRVELFGDEIERITEINVLTGEIISEREHIAIFPASHFVTQEETMKKAILNIERELEERLAELREQGKLLEAQRLEQRTRYDIEMMQEMGFCSGIENYSGPLTFREPGATPYTLLDYFPDDMLILIDESHVTLPQIRAMYNGDRARKQVLVDHGFRLPSALDNRPLRFEEFEEKINQIMYISATPGPYELERCPEMIEQIIRPTGLIDPIIEVRPTKGQIDDLIGEIHERMKRDERVLVTTLTKKMSEDLTDYLKEIGIKVRYLHSEIKTLERMQILRELRLGVFHVLIGINLLREGLDLPEVSLVAILDADKEGFLRAERSLIQTIGRAARNSEGRVIMYGDKMTDSMTKAIGETERRRTIQLAYNEKHGITPQTIKKKIRDVIEATKVAEQKADYLADAKQKMSKKDRMSMIERLEQEMKEAARNLQFERAAELRDAVLELKAEL; encoded by the coding sequence ATGAACGAAGTGATCGTAAGCGATCAGAAGTTCGAGCTGGTATCGGATTATACGCCACAAGGAGATCAGCCTGCCGCCATCCGCAAGCTCGTAGATTCCATTCGCTCAGGACGCAAGCATCAGACGCTGCTCGGGGCCACAGGCACGGGGAAGACGTTCACCGCTGCGCACGTTATTGCAGAGCTGAACCGACCGACGCTGCTGATCGCTCACAACAAGACCTTAGCTGCACAGCTGTGCAGCGAGCTGAAGGAGTTTTTCCCACATAATGCGGTGGAATATTTCGTAAGCTATTACGACTACTTCCAGCCGGAGGCGTACATTCCGTCGTCGGATACGTATATTGAGAAGGATTCCAGCATCAACGAGGAGATCGACAAGCTGCGGCACTCGGCGACGAGCGCCCTGTTCGAGCGCAGAGACGTCGTGATCGTGGCGAGTGTGTCCTGTATATACGGCCTCGGTTCTCCGATGGAGTACCGAAGCCTTGTGCTGTCGTTGCGCAGAGGTATGGAGAAGTCGCGACAAGATATTCTGCACCGCTTAATAGACATTCAATACCAGCGTAACGATATGAACTTCGTGCGCGGTACATTCCGTGTACGAGGCGATGTGGTGGAGATCTTCCCGGCCTCGAACAGCGAGCATGCGATTCGGGTGGAGCTGTTCGGCGACGAGATCGAACGCATTACCGAGATTAACGTGCTGACTGGAGAAATCATCAGTGAGCGCGAGCATATTGCGATCTTCCCGGCCTCTCACTTCGTGACGCAGGAGGAGACGATGAAGAAGGCGATCCTCAACATTGAGCGAGAGCTGGAGGAGAGGCTGGCCGAGCTTCGGGAGCAGGGCAAGCTGCTGGAGGCGCAGCGGCTGGAGCAGCGAACACGCTACGACATCGAGATGATGCAGGAGATGGGCTTCTGCTCGGGTATCGAGAATTACTCCGGTCCGCTGACGTTCCGCGAGCCAGGAGCGACGCCGTATACGCTTCTTGATTATTTTCCAGATGATATGCTGATTCTGATTGATGAGTCTCACGTGACGCTGCCGCAAATTCGCGCCATGTATAACGGCGACCGTGCGCGCAAGCAGGTGCTCGTCGATCACGGCTTCCGCTTGCCGTCGGCTCTTGATAACCGTCCTCTTCGCTTCGAGGAGTTCGAGGAGAAGATCAATCAGATCATGTATATCTCGGCGACACCGGGGCCCTACGAGCTGGAGCGTTGTCCGGAGATGATCGAGCAAATTATTCGTCCGACGGGTCTCATTGATCCGATCATCGAGGTGAGGCCGACCAAGGGGCAGATTGATGACTTGATTGGCGAGATCCATGAGCGCATGAAGCGCGATGAGCGCGTGCTCGTGACGACGCTGACGAAGAAGATGTCCGAGGACTTGACCGACTACTTGAAGGAGATCGGCATCAAGGTTCGGTATTTGCATTCGGAGATCAAGACGCTGGAGCGGATGCAGATTTTGCGGGAGCTGCGCCTTGGGGTGTTCCATGTCCTGATCGGCATCAACCTGCTGCGGGAAGGTCTAGACCTGCCGGAGGTGTCGCTCGTGGCGATTCTCGATGCGGACAAGGAAGGGTTCCTCAGAGCCGAGCGGTCGCTCATTCAGACGATAGGGCGGGCAGCTCGTAACTCGGAAGGGCGCGTCATCATGTATGGCGATAAGATGACGGACTCGATGACGAAGGCGATTGGCGAGACAGAGCGCCGCCGCACGATTCAGCTCGCGTATAACGAGAAGCACGGCATAACGCCGCAGACCATTAAGAAGAAGATTCGCGACGTGATCGAGGCGACGAAGGTTGCCGAGCAGAAGGCGGACTACTTGGCGGATGCGAAGCAGAAGATGTCGAAGAAGGACCGGATGTCGATGATCGAGCGTCTGGAGCAGGAGATGAAGGAAGCAGCTAGAAATTTGCAGTTCGAGCGAGCTGCAGAGCTGCGTGATGCGGTACTCGAGCTGAAGGCCGAGCTGTAA
- a CDS encoding flagellar motor protein, with protein MDLITIIGIVVGIGALTVGYMMDGGHLSGLFVPSALIIIFGGTIGAVLVSFPLKQVKQLGSAVQMAFLDKQTDPLDTIDEFYNMTLTARREGVLALEDTAQEHPNAFIRDGLQLVVDGTDPEQLREILELEIEAVERKHEGWAKMFEAAGGYAPTMGILGTVLGLIHVLGNLEDPSKLGPAIAVAFTATLYGVGSANLLFLPIASKIKSRSAEHVLHYELMLEGLLSLQAGVNPVIIKKKLLAYVQVQAKPAAKDGESLGEE; from the coding sequence ATGGACTTGATCACCATCATCGGCATCGTTGTCGGGATCGGAGCATTGACGGTAGGCTATATGATGGACGGCGGACATCTTTCCGGATTGTTCGTACCGAGCGCGCTAATCATCATATTCGGTGGAACGATCGGCGCCGTGCTGGTCAGCTTCCCGCTGAAGCAGGTGAAGCAGCTTGGCAGTGCCGTTCAGATGGCGTTTCTCGATAAGCAGACCGACCCGCTCGACACGATCGACGAATTCTACAACATGACCCTCACCGCTCGGCGAGAAGGCGTGCTTGCCCTTGAGGACACGGCACAGGAGCATCCGAACGCGTTCATTCGCGACGGTCTGCAGCTCGTCGTAGACGGCACCGACCCGGAGCAGCTGCGTGAGATTCTGGAGCTGGAGATCGAGGCGGTCGAGCGCAAGCACGAAGGCTGGGCCAAAATGTTCGAGGCTGCCGGCGGCTACGCGCCGACGATGGGTATTCTCGGCACCGTGCTCGGCCTCATTCACGTCCTCGGCAACCTGGAGGACCCGAGCAAGCTCGGTCCGGCCATCGCGGTCGCCTTCACGGCGACGCTGTACGGCGTCGGCTCCGCGAACCTGCTGTTCCTGCCGATTGCCAGCAAGATCAAGTCGCGCAGCGCCGAGCACGTGCTTCACTACGAGCTCATGCTTGAAGGCTTGCTCTCCCTGCAGGCCGGGGTGAACCCGGTTATTATCAAGAAGAAGCTGCTCGCATACGTTCAAGTGCAGGCTAAGCCTGCTGCGAAGGATGGTGAGTCGCTTGGCGAAGAGTAG
- a CDS encoding flagellar motor protein MotB produces the protein MSRLAKSRRRRQRKEGHVNNERWLLSYADFITLVLIFFIIMYAMSQVDAKKYEVLAQSLQLEFRKADSITPQGEGLNGSVNPSKQPDKTSTEQPSEAELAEQLKAEREKQLEDLLQKVQTYIAENNLQTLASAANTPRGVAVTLNDLFLFDLGKADLKPGALPVLNQLASLFPSLNATISIEGHTDDLPLGTGSIYGDNWGLSQARSLSVLRYFVNDMAQDPKRFVSTSYADTRPIVDNTNEENRAKNRRVEIVVLR, from the coding sequence GTGAGTCGCTTGGCGAAGAGTAGAAGACGCCGGCAGCGCAAGGAGGGGCACGTGAACAACGAGCGCTGGCTGCTCAGCTATGCGGATTTTATAACGCTAGTGCTAATCTTCTTCATTATTATGTACGCGATGAGTCAGGTGGACGCGAAGAAGTACGAGGTGCTCGCTCAATCGCTCCAGCTGGAGTTCCGCAAGGCCGACTCGATTACGCCCCAGGGCGAAGGACTGAATGGCTCGGTCAACCCGTCCAAGCAGCCAGACAAGACGAGCACAGAGCAGCCATCAGAGGCCGAGCTAGCCGAGCAGCTGAAGGCTGAACGGGAGAAGCAGCTGGAGGATTTGCTGCAGAAGGTGCAGACCTATATCGCCGAGAACAACCTGCAGACGCTCGCCTCTGCTGCGAACACTCCAAGAGGCGTAGCGGTCACGTTGAACGACCTGTTCTTGTTCGATCTCGGGAAGGCCGACCTGAAGCCGGGTGCCCTCCCGGTGCTGAACCAGCTGGCGAGCTTGTTCCCGTCACTGAACGCGACGATCAGCATTGAAGGACATACAGACGACCTCCCGCTCGGCACCGGCTCGATCTATGGAGACAATTGGGGGCTGTCGCAGGCTCGCTCGTTGTCAGTGCTCCGCTACTTCGTCAACGACATGGCACAGGACCCGAAGCGGTTCGTCTCCACGTCGTATGCGGACACAAGACCGATCGTGGACAATACGAACGAGGAGAACAGGGCGAAGAACCGCCGCGTCGAGATCGTCGTCCTGCGCTAA